Proteins found in one Plasmodium gaboni strain SY75 chromosome 13, whole genome shotgun sequence genomic segment:
- a CDS encoding hypothetical protein (conserved Plasmodium protein, unknown function) produces MLSSRNVINTIRTNYSFFQQIRRLKKKTVENQDAKIIDPINNNNEKNRRTHYLKANTLNVKSIKEKNIILNNNTNKLNDEKNNNVSTKNMKPSSRNKNNTIYNLKYISQKSDTNNNINVSNNPNVYINKLHDYLDISNKSENEKVKINKLLNKLKTENLSIHVILNSLKNLCSILLKKNSIDVDKLIVMNYVKNKNSLKRFKNYFQDSFVHIENYLTNYICFINEDNIFELYKYFYYLNYPLNLNTHEVLQEKLYLHIDKLDNLKTIQIYYIIRSFYEHFYLKQVDSFLTLVVNEKLQKYYEQLSRMNNKINNNGNHIYNDFPNNGKYINYTFNNLFNSNDLIDNINNTKSFISDHNHNNFMNYLSNNNINFTNPNENNNNNNNNNNSMMNENKEKYINDNISSLHYMCDNNLKNEEGIYNNKINVEDNEIILIFKYIQNYHDNMDFFYNTYITNFIQTNRTKFSIDTLLLILNIYIKNIDELFNKNILDILYYNIEDMTEDNLLLFTEYLKKKNKMAPMTSTTIANNDHNHDPNGNNYSIYYYNYNDSHNNNNNNFIIRQNGHINKITQEAIFNKIMNKIKKDKDLILPNNLALLFLNLHEIINKGTFNTCEGIIKPQENVKNENIMIEQDDSYKNCNDEICDVNNGNIEKELSEKSCVNVYESTNNITEKNILRGDNKVLNRDNDINNNNNNNINNVTMNTSIDQNSQNIQNNSNINMNKNLFMKEFINFCDEYCNNINNFSSILDLYLIYIKNESVQYKTMNTFEKKIKINKNKLSQEDISNIILSLSIYPHHNTQMLNYLENLINEKLIQGKNYTPTIQNDNNSIHNNNVDVKYIHTNNTNYLIDISLALGISGRNNLKLWNYIDVDKIILTCNKKLLLYLSYSFLLTNYVCPISWFFIIRRIVEDVKIFNKKQCELIYEILKCTVLFNYIDLNNFSKNVLHITDSNTKKGIALSQLNYYNKKENNNFLKSFHYLLNTSYYHYKMKLLNNQYVSKVPYEDIFIYLKLNYEKNVEFKQLYIIPYLLKDYNVIIDPLPTTPIHKSSGYIMGEIQLKHKVFQNDNYVVLSFFDGMWNEFINPNNQKDGEHTYNIKLLAEHFKSYVESHIKIKINKNYSNNNVVTNNNKTTQNNTINTHEYLKFKKSNNPPETNNNKYLINKTNNMNNYTNEKKYLKTKKKIINKKE; encoded by the coding sequence ATGTTGTCTTCAAGAAATGTGATAAATACAATAAGAACAAACTATTCCTTCTTTCAACAAATAAGAAGGCTCAAGAAAAAAACTGTGGAAAACCAAGATGCGAAAATCATAGATCCTATTAATAACAACAATGAGAAAAACAGAAGAACGCATTATCTAAAAGCGAATACATTAAACGTGAAAAGCataaaggaaaaaaatattatactcaataataatacaaataaattaaatgatgaaaaaaataataatgtgtCTACGAAAAATATGAAACCTTCCAGTAGAAACAAGAATAATACgatatataatttgaaGTATATATCACAAAAAAGtgatacaaataataatataaatgtttcTAATAACCCcaatgtatatataaataaattacaTGATTATTTAGACATTTCTAACAAATCGGAAAACGAAAAAgtaaaaattaataaacttctaaacaaattaaaaacaGAAAACTTAAGCATTCATGttattttaaattcattaaaaaatttgtgtagtatattattaaaaaagaattcTATTGATGTGGATAAGTTAATTGTTATGaattatgtaaaaaataaaaattctttaaaaaggttcaaaaattattttcaagATTCTTTTGTACATAtagaaaattatttaacaaattatatatgtttcataaatgaagataatatttttgaattatacaaatatttttattatttaaattatccTTTGAATTTAAATACACATGAAGTTTTACAggaaaaattatatttacatatcGATAAATtagataatttaaaaactattcaaatatattatattatacgATCATTTTATGAACACTTTTATTTAAAACAAGTTGATTCTTTTCTTACCTTAGTTGTTAATGAAAAGTTgcaaaaatattatgaacaATTAAGTCGTATgaataacaaaataaataataatggaAATCATATATACAATGATTTTCCTAATAATGGGAAGTATATAAATTACACgtttaataatttatttaattcaaatgatttaatagataatataaataatacaaaatcttttatatcagatcataatcataataatttcatGAATTATTTGTccaataataatattaattttacTAATCCGAATGAaaacaacaacaataataataataataataatagtatgatgaatgaaaataaagaaaaatatataaatgataatatatcttcattACATTATATGtgtgataataatttgaaaaatgaagaaggtatctataataataaaataaatgttgaagataatgaaattatattaatatttaaatatatacaaaacTATCACGATAATATGgactttttttataatacatatattacTAACTTTATACAAACAAATCGAACAAAATTTTCTATTGACACATTATTActtatattaaatatatatataaaaaatatagatgaattgtttaacaaaaatatattggACATATTATACTATAATATAGAAGATATGACAGAagataatttattattatttacagaatatctgaaaaaaaaaaataaaatggCACCAATGACAAGTACTACTATAGCAAATAATGATCATAATCATGATCCAAATGGTAATAATTATagtatttattattataattacaatgatagtcataataataataataataattttattatacGTCAAAATGgacatataaataaaataacacAAGAAGctatatttaataaaattatgaataaaattaaaaaggaTAAGGATTTAATTCTTCCAAACAATCTGGCACTACTTTTTCTCAATCTCcatgaaataataaacaaagGGACCTTTAATACCTGTGAGGGTATAATAAAACCACAAGAAAATgttaaaaatgaaaatatcATGATTGAACAAGACGACagttataaaaattgtaaTGATGAAATTTGTGACGTAAATAACGGtaatatagaaaaagaattaaGCGAAAAATCATGTGTTAACGTTTATGAATCAACTAATAATATAActgaaaaaaatattctacGAGGTGACAACAAAGTTTTAAATAGagataatgatataaacaataataataataacaatattaataatgtaACAATGAACACATCTATTGATCAGAATTCTCAAAATATTCAGAATAATTctaatattaatatgaataaaaatcTATTTATGAAagaatttataaatttttgtGATGAATATTGTAACAATATTAACAATTTCTCATCCATTCttgatttatatttaatatatataaaaaacgAATCAGTTCAATATAAGACCATGAATACctttgaaaaaaaaattaagataaataaaaataaactaTCTCAAGAAGatatttcaaatattatattatcgTTAAGTATATATCCTCATCATAATACACAAATGTTGAATTATCTAGAAAATctaataaatgaaaaattaatacaaggaaaaaattatacacCTACTATTCAAAATGATAACAACAGTATACATAATAACAATGTTgatgtaaaatatatacatacaaaTAATACGAATTATTTGATTGATATATCATTAGCTTTAGGTATTAGTGGaagaaataatttaaaacTTTGGAACTATATAGATGTGgataaaattattttaacatgtaataagaaattattattatatttatcatacAGCTTCTTGTTAACAAATTATGTATGTCCGATATCCTGgttttttattattagaaGAATTGTAGAAGAtgttaaaatatttaataagaAACAATGTGAActtatatatgaaatattgaaatgtactgttttatttaattatatagatttaaataattttagTAAAAATGTTTTACATATAACAGATAGTAATACTAAAAAAGGCATAGCCTTATCACAActaaattattataataaaaaagaaaataataatttcttaaaaagttttcattatttattaaatacatcttattatcattataaaatgaaattattaaataatcaATATGTTTCTAAAGTACCTTATGaagatatttttatttatttaaaattaaattatgaaaaaaatgtagaattcaaacaattatatattataccATATTTACTAAAAGATtataatgttattattgATCCTTTACCAACTACACCTATTCATAAATCTAGTGGATATATTATGGGGGAAATACAATTGAAACATAAAGTTTTtcaaaatgataattatgttgttttatcattttttgaTGGAATGTGGAATGAATTTATTAATCCAAATAATCAGAAAGACGGTGAGCATAcgtataatataaaattattgGCTGAACATTTTAAGTCATATGTCGAAtcacatataaaaattaaaattaataaaaattatagCAACAATAATGTCgtaacaaataataataaaacaacACAAAATAATACTATTAATACACACGAATATTTgaaatttaaaaaatcaaaCAATCCCCCtgaaacaaataataataagtatttaataaataaaaccaataatatgaataattacacaaatgaaaaaaaatatctgaaaacgaaaaagaaaattattaacAAAAAGGAGTAA